The proteins below come from a single Zea mays cultivar B73 chromosome 8, Zm-B73-REFERENCE-NAM-5.0, whole genome shotgun sequence genomic window:
- the LOC103634827 gene encoding metallothionein-like protein 2A, which produces MSCCGGNCGCGSGCKCGNGCGGCSKMYPDMAEQVTTTTQALIMGVAPSKGHAEGGFEAAAGAENGGCKCGGNCQCDPCNCGK; this is translated from the exons ATGTCGTGCTGCGGAGGCAACTGTGGGTGCGGCTCCGGCTGCAAGTGCGGCAACGGCTGCGGAGG GTGCAGCAAGATGTACCCGGACATGGCTGAGCAGGTGACCACCACCACCCAGGCTCTCATCATGGGTGTCGCACCATCCAAGGG GCACGCCGAGGGCGGGTTCGAGGCGGCCGCCGGAGCTGAGAACGGCGGGTGCAAGTGCGGCGGCAACTGCCAGTGCGACCCCTGCAACTGCGGCAAGTGA